One stretch of Pedobacter riviphilus DNA includes these proteins:
- a CDS encoding acetyl-CoA carboxylase carboxyltransferase subunit alpha codes for MQQIKTSFDFEKPIADLVQQIEKVKQVAEKTKVDMSATLDELDGKLDETTNNLYKNLTGWNKVQMSRHPDRPQTLDYINMICDDFIEMHGDRTVKDDKAIIGGFASINGQTVMVIGHQKGKNTKERQFRNFGMANPEGYRKALRLMRLAEKFNKPVISFIDTMGAYPGLEAEERGQGEAIARNLLEMSVLRVPIICIVVGEGASGGALGIGIGDKVYMLEHTWYSVISPESCSSILWRSWDFKEKAAECLKLTSDDMFGNKLIDGIIPEPLGGAHQDPELMGKTLKEYIVKDLAALGKLKTDKLIEQRIDKFCAMGVVNE; via the coding sequence ATGCAGCAAATAAAAACATCATTCGATTTTGAAAAACCTATTGCCGATTTAGTTCAGCAGATAGAAAAGGTTAAGCAAGTTGCGGAAAAAACTAAGGTAGACATGTCTGCCACTTTAGACGAGCTTGATGGTAAATTAGATGAAACTACCAATAACTTATATAAAAATTTAACCGGTTGGAACAAGGTTCAGATGAGCCGTCACCCAGATCGCCCGCAAACCCTCGATTATATCAATATGATCTGCGATGATTTTATTGAAATGCATGGCGATAGAACGGTTAAAGATGATAAAGCAATTATTGGCGGTTTTGCTTCTATAAATGGTCAAACGGTAATGGTTATCGGTCACCAAAAAGGTAAAAATACCAAAGAGCGTCAGTTTCGCAATTTCGGTATGGCCAACCCTGAAGGTTATCGCAAAGCATTGCGTTTAATGCGTTTGGCAGAAAAATTTAATAAACCTGTTATTTCTTTTATCGATACTATGGGTGCTTACCCTGGTTTAGAAGCCGAAGAACGTGGACAAGGTGAAGCTATTGCAAGAAACTTATTGGAGATGTCTGTTCTACGTGTACCGATTATCTGCATTGTTGTAGGTGAAGGTGCTTCTGGAGGTGCTTTGGGTATCGGTATCGGCGATAAAGTGTACATGTTAGAGCATACCTGGTACTCGGTAATCTCTCCTGAATCTTGCTCATCTATTTTATGGAGAAGCTGGGATTTTAAAGAGAAAGCCGCTGAATGCTTAAAATTAACTTCTGATGATATGTTTGGAAACAAACTAATTGACGGCATTATTCCTGAGCCACTTGGAGGTGCACATCAGGATCCGGAATTGATGGGCAAAACATTAAAAGAATATATTGTTAAAGATTTAGCCGCTTTAGGCAAACTAAAAACCGATAAACTGATTGAACAGAGAATTGATAAGTTCTGTGCGATGGGTGTTGTAAACGAATAA
- a CDS encoding S10 family peptidase, with protein sequence MKFRFILATFLSMSIFAYAQQEPRKSQSKETVTTTQVTVKDEPKSSANERTIKVESSVVTNHSVNIDGKAVPYKATTGTLPVWDEDGKPIAGLFYTYYERSDVQNRDKRPLVISFNGGPGSASVWMHIAYTGPVVLNIDDEGYPVQPYGYKENPYSILDVADIVYIDPVNTGYSRAVSKDIPTNKFFGVRADIKYLAEWINTFVTRNNRWASPKFLIGESYGTTRVSGLALELQNSQWMYLNGVVLVSPTELGIERSGPVDAALRLPYFAATAWYHKALAADLQSKDLTAMLPEVESFTISELIPAISQGGMLSADKKKAIASKMARYSGLSEKVILDYNLNVPTDFFWKELLRDKGFTVGRLDSRYRGIDKMSAGEGPDYNAELTSWLHSFTPAINMYIRNELNYKTDLKYNMFGSVYPWDKSGDQTGDNLRQAMAQNPYLHLLVQSGYYDGACDYFNAKYSMWQLDASGKLQDRMSWEGYRSGHMMYLRKDDLKTANNHIREFIKKALPKAGEAAKF encoded by the coding sequence ATGAAATTCAGATTTATACTCGCTACATTTTTAAGCATGAGCATTTTTGCATATGCACAACAAGAACCAAGAAAAAGCCAATCAAAAGAAACCGTAACCACTACCCAGGTTACCGTTAAAGATGAACCTAAATCTTCAGCAAATGAAAGAACTATTAAAGTGGAGAGCTCGGTAGTTACCAATCACAGTGTAAATATCGATGGCAAGGCTGTTCCGTATAAAGCCACTACGGGTACTTTGCCAGTTTGGGATGAAGATGGAAAACCGATTGCAGGTTTGTTTTATACTTATTACGAACGTAGTGATGTGCAAAATCGCGATAAGCGACCTTTAGTAATCTCTTTTAATGGTGGCCCTGGTTCAGCTTCAGTTTGGATGCACATTGCTTATACCGGTCCCGTGGTTTTGAATATTGATGACGAAGGTTATCCCGTACAGCCCTATGGTTATAAAGAAAATCCATACTCTATTTTAGATGTGGCAGATATTGTATATATCGATCCGGTTAATACGGGTTATTCAAGAGCGGTGAGCAAAGATATTCCAACCAATAAATTCTTCGGTGTACGTGCCGATATTAAATATCTGGCTGAGTGGATCAATACTTTTGTAACCCGTAATAACCGATGGGCCTCTCCAAAATTTTTAATCGGCGAAAGTTATGGCACCACACGTGTTTCGGGTTTAGCTTTAGAGCTGCAAAACAGTCAGTGGATGTATTTAAACGGTGTGGTATTGGTTTCGCCAACCGAACTTGGTATTGAACGTAGTGGCCCAGTTGATGCCGCTTTACGCTTACCATATTTTGCAGCTACAGCCTGGTATCATAAGGCACTTGCGGCCGATTTACAAAGCAAAGATTTAACGGCTATGCTTCCTGAAGTGGAAAGTTTTACCATTAGCGAATTAATTCCTGCTATTTCGCAGGGTGGGATGTTGAGCGCCGATAAAAAGAAAGCCATTGCCTCAAAAATGGCCCGTTACTCTGGTCTTTCAGAAAAAGTGATATTAGATTATAACCTCAACGTACCAACCGATTTCTTTTGGAAAGAATTATTGAGAGATAAAGGGTTTACTGTTGGTAGGCTAGATTCGCGCTACCGTGGTATCGATAAAATGAGTGCCGGCGAAGGGCCCGATTATAATGCAGAGCTAACCTCTTGGTTGCATTCCTTTACGCCAGCCATCAATATGTACATCCGCAACGAGCTCAACTATAAAACCGATTTGAAATACAATATGTTCGGTTCTGTATACCCGTGGGATAAATCTGGAGATCAAACCGGCGATAATCTCCGCCAAGCCATGGCACAGAATCCTTATCTGCATTTATTGGTGCAATCAGGTTACTATGATGGGGCCTGCGATTATTTCAATGCCAAATATAGCATGTGGCAGCTAGATGCATCTGGTAAACTTCAGGATCGCATGAGCTGGGAAGGTTACCGTAGCGGACACATGATGTATTTACGTAAAGATGATCTGAAAACGGCCAATAACCATATCCGTGAGTTTATTAAAAAAGCATTACCAAAAGCAGGAGAGGCCGCGAAGTTCTAA
- a CDS encoding SusD/RagB family nutrient-binding outer membrane lipoprotein: MGGDKYLLNEGYTAAYWGSTTVGAYVEQVKPIVDIVEFTKGSPKYNNVRQVARLWKALIFERITDLYGDAPYSEAGQGYYTGNLAPKYDKQQAIYTDLLKEVEEATNALDVNGDKVTGDAIYKGDINKWKRFGNTLLLRIAMRLTKVDENTAKAYAQKVIGKTMISNDDNALVKHDVSGARVTQNRNSQVLAGDGGQENYYVKWSQTFINKLKTANDPRLGKVAVTGLYLDENSKTQNPNYSADPLLQKGMPNGKDLSGIAGRDVRQDASYTTFAAYSSPNPAMIKKDGVTFILTYTESELLLAEAAQRWAIGGSAAAHYANGLSAGITFLSQYDASLAISGTIADAYAIANPYIPANGLEMINTQYWLHTCTMLDFYETWSNWRRSGFPALSPVVYPGNATNGTIPRRFPYPVEEATKNGVNYKAASAAVPGGDSLTGRVWWDK, translated from the coding sequence TTGGGCGGGGATAAATATTTACTTAACGAGGGTTATACCGCAGCATACTGGGGCAGCACAACTGTTGGGGCTTACGTAGAGCAGGTTAAGCCGATTGTAGATATTGTTGAATTTACAAAAGGATCTCCTAAATATAATAACGTTCGGCAGGTGGCCCGGTTATGGAAAGCACTGATCTTTGAACGTATTACAGATTTATATGGCGATGCACCTTATTCAGAAGCAGGACAAGGTTATTACACAGGCAATTTGGCACCTAAATATGATAAACAACAGGCAATTTATACCGATTTGTTAAAAGAAGTAGAAGAAGCAACAAATGCATTGGATGTTAATGGAGATAAGGTTACAGGAGATGCCATTTACAAAGGAGATATCAATAAATGGAAAAGATTCGGAAATACATTATTGTTACGTATAGCCATGCGTTTAACCAAAGTAGATGAAAACACGGCTAAGGCTTATGCTCAAAAAGTTATTGGTAAAACGATGATTAGTAACGATGATAATGCCCTTGTTAAACATGATGTATCAGGTGCGAGAGTAACCCAGAATCGTAATAGTCAGGTACTGGCCGGCGATGGCGGACAAGAAAATTATTATGTGAAGTGGTCGCAGACATTTATTAATAAATTAAAAACAGCGAACGATCCACGTTTAGGAAAAGTTGCGGTTACAGGTCTTTATCTTGATGAAAACAGTAAAACACAAAATCCTAATTACAGTGCCGATCCGCTTTTACAAAAAGGAATGCCTAACGGAAAAGACCTGAGCGGTATAGCAGGCAGAGATGTGAGGCAAGATGCTTCCTATACAACTTTTGCTGCTTATTCATCACCAAACCCAGCAATGATTAAGAAAGACGGGGTAACTTTTATCTTAACCTATACCGAAAGTGAATTGTTATTGGCAGAAGCAGCACAAAGATGGGCAATTGGCGGATCTGCGGCGGCCCACTATGCTAATGGTTTATCTGCTGGTATCACTTTCTTATCGCAATACGACGCTAGCCTGGCAATATCGGGCACAATAGCCGACGCCTACGCCATCGCCAATCCATATATTCCGGCAAATGGATTAGAAATGATTAATACCCAATACTGGCTACATACATGTACCATGTTAGATTTTTACGAAACCTGGTCTAATTGGCGCAGGTCAGGTTTCCCGGCACTAAGCCCCGTAGTTTACCCCGGAAATGCTACTAATGGAACTATTCCCCGCCGTTTCCCGTATCCAGTAGAAGAGGCAACGAAGAACGGTGTTAACTATAAAGCCGCTTCTGCGGCTGTACCTGGCGGAGATAGTCTGACCGGTAGAGTTTGGTGGGATAAATAA
- a CDS encoding family 20 glycosylhydrolase, translating to MKSILFTVGFIITAQSLLFGQTDSTVIQSVPNIKEIKAGDKKIVFPQSPKGYSLVFKGSNRTPIIDESGSITTPLVATNVNLYFELISQVSDTIKYDVSKQIVVPGKFPDGGVNPQPFVIPALREWHGGKGDFSLTAASRIVLNTADEKQLQRVASILKQELKDQLGFNLLIVKGKPKKGDVFLTLNVKDKSIGEEGYYFNTEDFVTISAVKYQGLFWGTRTLLQLLEQKNAIPKGLARDYPEFKVRGFVLDVGRKFFSLQFLRDYVKFMSYYKLNDFQIHLNDNGFKKYFNDNWADTYSAFRLENTTYPGLTAKDGFYTKKEFIALQQLADNYAVRIIPEIDAPAHALAFTKVVPEIGSKAYGMDHLDLHNPLSYTVIENVFKEYISGSTPVFTGKAVHIGTDEYAKKDAEVFRAFTDRMIKYVEGFGKDVRLWGALTHAKGTTPVKVENVVMNTWYNGYANPVEMKKLGYKQISTPDGWLYIVPAAGYYYDYLNIKNLYNKWTPSMIGNVQFKPGDPTILGGSFAVWNDIVGNGITEKDVHDRVFPAMQVLSQKMWGGSNTTLKFDDFNVLSKNIGEGPSLNISGKLSKNDMPFTTLFNFDKKDNQIKTTRAVYAEGYSKNALSFSGKDSYVSLPYTEIGYNYTVSFWINPASNNSDGAVLFKSPNATVKLRQTGTGKLGFSREGYDIDFGYAVPENSWTHVVITGTNKGTSLYVNGKLEKRLYDNWITFTDKDKTKVRKSETLFFPLQTVGGFNGKLDELQVWNKVLSDEEILALK from the coding sequence ATGAAAAGCATTCTATTTACGGTTGGTTTCATTATCACCGCTCAAAGCCTTTTATTCGGTCAAACCGACAGCACAGTTATTCAATCAGTGCCTAACATTAAAGAAATAAAGGCTGGTGATAAGAAAATTGTTTTCCCTCAAAGTCCGAAGGGTTATTCCTTGGTATTTAAGGGAAGTAACCGCACACCGATTATCGACGAATCTGGAAGCATAACTACTCCATTGGTGGCCACAAATGTAAACTTGTACTTCGAGCTGATTAGTCAGGTAAGTGATACAATAAAGTACGATGTATCCAAACAGATCGTTGTTCCGGGCAAATTCCCTGATGGAGGAGTTAACCCACAGCCTTTTGTAATCCCTGCTTTACGCGAATGGCATGGTGGTAAAGGCGATTTCTCTTTAACTGCAGCAAGCAGAATTGTTTTAAATACAGCGGATGAAAAACAGTTGCAGCGCGTTGCAAGTATTTTAAAACAAGAGCTGAAAGATCAATTAGGTTTTAACCTGTTAATTGTGAAAGGTAAGCCTAAGAAAGGGGATGTTTTTTTAACCTTAAACGTAAAGGATAAGAGCATTGGAGAAGAAGGTTATTACTTTAATACAGAAGATTTTGTTACCATTAGTGCTGTAAAATATCAGGGTTTATTCTGGGGAACCAGAACTTTATTGCAACTACTGGAACAGAAAAATGCTATTCCGAAAGGGTTGGCAAGAGATTACCCAGAGTTTAAAGTTCGCGGATTTGTGTTAGATGTAGGGCGTAAGTTCTTTAGCCTACAGTTTTTAAGAGATTATGTGAAATTTATGTCTTATTATAAATTAAACGATTTTCAGATCCACTTAAATGATAATGGTTTTAAAAAATATTTCAACGATAATTGGGCCGATACCTATTCGGCTTTCCGTTTAGAAAATACAACCTATCCGGGCTTAACAGCAAAAGATGGTTTCTATACCAAAAAGGAATTTATTGCTTTACAACAGCTAGCCGATAATTATGCTGTTCGTATTATTCCGGAAATTGATGCACCGGCACATGCACTGGCCTTTACCAAGGTGGTTCCCGAAATTGGTAGTAAAGCATATGGTATGGACCATCTCGATTTGCATAATCCACTTAGTTATACAGTTATCGAAAATGTGTTTAAAGAATATATTTCAGGCAGCACGCCGGTATTCACCGGTAAAGCGGTTCACATCGGTACAGATGAATATGCTAAAAAAGATGCAGAGGTTTTTAGGGCTTTTACCGATCGCATGATTAAATATGTAGAAGGCTTTGGAAAAGATGTTAGGCTTTGGGGAGCGTTAACACACGCAAAAGGTACCACTCCTGTAAAAGTAGAAAATGTGGTGATGAATACTTGGTATAACGGTTACGCTAACCCTGTTGAAATGAAGAAACTGGGCTATAAGCAAATCAGTACGCCTGACGGATGGCTGTATATTGTACCTGCAGCAGGATACTATTACGATTATCTGAATATTAAAAATCTTTATAACAAATGGACACCTTCTATGATCGGGAATGTTCAGTTTAAACCTGGCGATCCGACTATATTAGGGGGCTCTTTTGCGGTATGGAATGATATTGTAGGCAACGGAATTACAGAAAAAGATGTACACGACAGGGTATTCCCTGCCATGCAGGTATTATCACAAAAGATGTGGGGCGGCAGTAATACTACTTTAAAGTTCGACGACTTTAACGTTTTGAGCAAAAACATAGGAGAAGGCCCATCGTTAAATATAAGCGGCAAGCTATCTAAAAACGATATGCCATTTACAACCCTGTTTAATTTTGATAAAAAGGATAATCAAATTAAAACTACGAGAGCTGTTTACGCAGAAGGATATTCAAAAAATGCTTTGTCATTTTCAGGAAAAGATAGTTATGTCAGCTTACCATACACTGAAATAGGATATAATTATACCGTTTCGTTTTGGATAAACCCTGCCAGTAACAACTCGGATGGTGCAGTATTATTCAAATCGCCAAACGCTACTGTAAAATTAAGACAGACAGGTACTGGCAAACTTGGCTTTTCGAGAGAAGGTTACGATATTGATTTTGGATATGCAGTACCTGAAAATAGTTGGACACATGTAGTCATAACGGGAACCAACAAAGGCACCAGTCTTTACGTAAATGGTAAACTCGAAAAGCGATTGTATGATAACTGGATCACGTTTACAGACAAAGACAAAACGAAAGTACGTAAATCGGAAACTTTGTTTTTCCCACTTCAAACAGTTGGTGGATTTAACGGAAAGTTAGACGAATTACAAGTTTGGAACAAGGTACTGTCAGACGAAGAGATTCTGGCCTTAAAATGA
- a CDS encoding glycosyltransferase family 117 protein: MNYSKVNNIVGWICFLIATLTYVLTLEPSASFWDCGEFIASAFRMQVVHQPGAPLFLMIQRFFSIFAAGDLTKIAYWMNVGSAVSSGATILFLFWTITALAKKTVLKAGEELTTGKLISIMGAGAVGALAYTFSDSFWFSAVESEVYAQSSLFTAIVFWAILKWEAHADEPRADRWLLFIAYIMGLSIGIHLLNLLTIPALAFIYYFKRTDKATTSGIIKTLIVGILILAVIQYGIIQYLVSFGAYFDLFFVNTLGLGFGTGVLFFAILLIGALVWGIRYSIKHQKKLLNLGLISTVLIIFGYASFSMIIIRAKADPNLNNSAPKDAFSFLSYLNREQYGDRPLAYGPNYNSERTGVTEGKTIWRKGKDKYEVAGKKTDYEYNNNTLLPRMYSDDPKHASFYKEWMHLDDSKHPNLVDNVGFLASYQIGYMYMRYFFWNFVGRQNDEQGQGSGFEGEWISGIKPFDSWLRGDQSHLPPSTVDNKAYNRFFFLPLILGVIGALWHFKRNQKDAGVVALLFFFTGIAIVLYLNQKPLEPRERDYAYVGSFYAFAIWIGLGALAIKEWLFKKLTPTAGAIGATVIGLLAAPVIMAEQGWDDHDRSTKLVPHDIALDYLQSCAPNAILFTYGDNDTYPLWYIQEVENVRPDVRIVNLSLFDTDWYINGLRQKQNESAPLPISMKPEQYVQGERDVMPYDDYKIAGSVELKNVVDLLLSNDESDKVAMQDGSKSNFLPTKNLKITVDPQQVVSTGTVPAADASKITTTMDWKFNKGYVTKGTLAMFDILAHNNWKRPIYFASTVPSDQYNGLDKYLYNEGLAMRLLPLKADTTASEDRPEQLNTPVLYNNVMTKFKWGNMKTAKYLDPQSSDDTFIFTNIFSSLTNSLIKEGKTAEAKKVVDKYFEVMPDKFFGIRTVVVKFYMAENLYKLGETARANDILDKSGDYINKELNYLADISQSKGLTGSQNIQTGLYYLDRMIKTSKAAGQDKLSEKLQKTFNNLEGRLSMFFPQQGPQQ, encoded by the coding sequence ATGAATTATTCAAAAGTTAATAATATAGTAGGCTGGATCTGCTTTTTAATTGCTACACTAACTTACGTTTTAACCTTAGAGCCTTCTGCCAGTTTTTGGGACTGCGGTGAATTTATCGCATCGGCATTTAGAATGCAGGTTGTTCACCAGCCTGGTGCACCTTTATTCTTAATGATCCAACGTTTCTTCTCCATTTTTGCAGCTGGAGATTTAACCAAAATCGCTTACTGGATGAACGTAGGTTCAGCTGTTTCGAGCGGAGCAACCATCTTATTCTTATTTTGGACCATCACTGCATTGGCTAAAAAAACGGTATTAAAAGCTGGTGAAGAATTAACAACAGGTAAGTTAATCAGTATTATGGGAGCAGGCGCCGTTGGTGCTTTGGCTTATACTTTCTCTGATAGTTTTTGGTTTTCGGCAGTAGAATCGGAGGTTTATGCACAATCATCGTTATTTACAGCGATTGTATTCTGGGCTATCCTTAAATGGGAAGCACATGCCGACGAGCCACGTGCTGACCGCTGGTTATTGTTTATTGCCTATATTATGGGTTTATCAATTGGCATCCACTTGTTAAACCTACTAACCATCCCAGCACTTGCTTTTATTTATTATTTCAAAAGAACAGATAAAGCAACAACATCGGGAATTATTAAAACCCTTATTGTTGGTATTTTAATCTTAGCGGTAATCCAATATGGTATTATCCAATACCTGGTCTCATTCGGTGCTTATTTCGATCTGTTCTTCGTTAACACATTAGGTTTAGGTTTTGGAACAGGCGTTTTATTCTTCGCTATTTTGTTAATCGGCGCCCTGGTTTGGGGAATCCGTTATTCGATCAAACATCAAAAGAAATTATTAAACCTAGGTTTAATTTCTACCGTTTTAATCATTTTCGGTTATGCTTCTTTCTCGATGATCATTATCAGGGCAAAGGCAGATCCGAACTTAAATAACAGTGCGCCTAAAGATGCTTTCTCTTTCTTAAGTTACCTCAACCGTGAGCAGTATGGCGATAGACCATTGGCTTATGGACCAAACTATAACTCTGAAAGAACAGGTGTAACGGAAGGTAAAACCATATGGAGAAAAGGTAAAGACAAATATGAAGTAGCGGGCAAAAAAACCGACTACGAGTACAACAACAACACTTTATTGCCACGTATGTATAGCGACGACCCTAAACATGCCAGTTTTTATAAAGAGTGGATGCATTTGGACGATAGTAAACACCCTAACTTAGTTGATAATGTTGGCTTTTTGGCCAGTTACCAGATTGGTTACATGTATATGCGTTACTTTTTCTGGAATTTTGTTGGTCGCCAGAACGATGAGCAAGGCCAGGGCAGTGGATTTGAAGGCGAATGGATTAGTGGTATTAAACCGTTTGACAGCTGGTTACGCGGCGATCAAAGTCATTTGCCGCCATCAACAGTTGATAATAAAGCATACAACCGTTTCTTCTTTTTACCTTTAATTTTAGGTGTTATTGGTGCACTTTGGCATTTCAAACGTAACCAGAAAGATGCTGGAGTTGTAGCATTACTATTCTTCTTTACCGGTATTGCCATTGTATTATATTTAAATCAAAAACCTTTAGAACCCCGCGAAAGGGATTACGCTTATGTTGGATCGTTCTATGCCTTTGCGATATGGATCGGGCTCGGGGCGCTGGCCATTAAAGAGTGGTTGTTTAAAAAATTAACGCCAACTGCCGGTGCCATTGGCGCAACCGTGATCGGATTATTGGCCGCTCCGGTAATTATGGCCGAACAGGGATGGGATGACCATGACCGTTCTACCAAACTGGTTCCACATGATATTGCCCTGGATTACCTACAATCCTGTGCGCCAAATGCCATCTTGTTTACTTATGGCGATAATGATACCTACCCACTTTGGTACATCCAGGAGGTAGAAAACGTCCGTCCGGATGTGCGTATTGTAAACTTAAGTTTATTTGATACGGATTGGTACATCAACGGTTTAAGGCAAAAACAAAATGAATCTGCTCCATTGCCAATTTCGATGAAACCAGAGCAATATGTACAAGGAGAAAGAGATGTAATGCCATACGATGATTATAAAATTGCAGGTAGTGTTGAGCTTAAAAACGTAGTTGATTTATTGTTATCAAACGATGAGAGCGATAAAGTAGCCATGCAGGATGGCTCAAAATCTAATTTCTTACCAACTAAAAACCTTAAAATTACGGTAGATCCGCAGCAAGTAGTAAGTACAGGAACAGTGCCTGCAGCCGATGCTTCAAAAATTACCACCACAATGGATTGGAAATTTAATAAAGGTTATGTTACTAAAGGAACTTTGGCCATGTTCGATATCCTTGCACACAACAATTGGAAGCGCCCGATTTATTTCGCTTCTACAGTGCCTTCAGATCAATACAATGGCTTGGATAAGTATTTATACAACGAAGGCCTAGCCATGCGTTTATTGCCGCTTAAGGCTGACACAACAGCATCTGAGGATAGACCAGAGCAATTAAATACACCTGTATTGTATAATAATGTGATGACTAAATTTAAGTGGGGAAATATGAAAACTGCTAAATATTTAGATCCTCAATCATCAGATGATACTTTCATTTTCACCAATATCTTCAGTAGCTTAACCAACAGCTTAATTAAAGAAGGTAAAACTGCTGAGGCAAAAAAAGTAGTAGATAAATATTTTGAGGTAATGCCTGATAAATTCTTCGGCATCCGCACTGTTGTGGTGAAATTCTACATGGCTGAAAACTTATATAAACTAGGCGAAACTGCCAGAGCCAATGATATTTTAGACAAATCTGGCGATTATATCAATAAAGAGTTAAACTACCTGGCAGATATTTCACAATCAAAAGGTTTAACCGGATCGCAGAATATTCAAACCGGCTTATACTATCTGGACCGAATGATTAAAACGAGTAAAGCTGCGGGTCAGGATAAGTTGAGCGAGAAGCTGCAGAAAACATTTAATAACCTGGAAGGCCGTTTATCGATGTTTTTCCCACAACAAGGGCCACAACAGTAA